TTAATAATATTCATAGTAACCTCAGAGTTTCCATAGTTTGGAGAATTTTGGTCATCATAAACGTAATTGTATCCACCCCAGTTATTCTGACTACCATTTTCAAAGTTAGTAATTAGTCTGTCTTTAGGAAAAACTGTTGGATTGGCTGAAGTTCCAGTACCCATATCTCCCGTAACAAAATAAATCTGATCTATTTCGAACCACTTAAGTGCTGGGTCTGCAACTTGAGGGTAAGCTTTAAACTTAACAGCTACCATTCTTTGCAAAGCTATCATTAGATCAACTTTTGTACCCCAATCTTCTTGAGCAAAACAAGAGAAAGAAATAACATATTCCTGCCAATTATTACTAAGAGTCACTGCCTTAGTAAAATGATTAAAGTCATTAACAAGTAAAGCAGTAGTCTCTAATTCAACTGCTAATTGACCTTCACCTTTTGCAAAAAACACAATTGCTCCGTACTTTGTAATATCTAATTCAGCTTTAGCAGGAGCTAAATTTAATCTATAACCAGAATAAATGTCGCCTGCAACGCCATTAAGAATATAGTTTTGTCTGTATGATTGAGTAGTACCATTTGCTCCACCAGCTAATAAAAGTCCATAGCCCATATTACTACTACTATTTTTGTAAGCATAATTATCGCCACCAAATTTATTAGTTCTTAAAGCAGAGCTACCAACTTCAAAATCCTCTAACAAAAACCCATTAATTGTAATAACAGGATTAATTGTAGGGATAATTGGATCTACCGTTGGAATAATAGGATTACTGGTTGGCGTTCCTTCATAAAAAACCACGTTAGCAGTATTTAAATAAATGTTAAATGTTGCTGGTGCATAATTAATTGTAACTTTTCCATCAAACCCAAAACCTTCAGCTGCAGTCCAAGCCACCAATTCAATACTTTTAGGGTTAGAAAAACCTACGCCTAGTTCATTTCTGAAAGCATTTAAATCAAAATATTTTTTATATCCTTTGGAATAATCTGAACCACTGTCAGGTGAATTTTTATACATTATAGCTCTTGGTGAACTATATTCACCCAAACCATTAATAACTCTAGCAAAAACTAAAACATCATTATTTACACGCTGAGTAATAGAATTAAGTTGATATACATTCTCTAAAGATGCAAGCCCTCCAGGAAAGTGAGAACCAACCCCAGTCTTAACTTCAAAGTTCTGTCCATCATTTAAATACGTACCTGTCCCACTTTTAACTTTAAAATAATAAGAATTACCTTCTAGCAATCCAGCTACCTTAACAATATGAATGTTATCAGATGTTCCTGCCCCTCTCATGTCATAAGCGACAGTATTCGGTACAAGGCTTCCCCACTCAAGATATCCTTGTTCTGCTTGATCTGTATACCAAACAACCGTGAAGCTAGCATCAGAAACGTTGACTATATTTAATTCTCGTGGTGTTCCAGCAAGAATAAAACTTGTAAAAAAAAGAAGAAACAAACTCGATACTTTCAATTTTAACCTCATTATTACACTCTCCTAAATAATTCTATCAATAATCTATCGAAAGAAATCGAACAAGTTCCCTGTTATTTTACATTTATTTTTATTAATACAATTATAGTGGATAGAATGAAAAAATCAACAAATAAAAAGGGGGGCACCAGACGGTGCCCCCAAAAACTGTTACAAAAACAGGCTTTTAGCTATTAACTAAAGATCTTTTTTTGGTGTCCAAGTAAAGTCTTCTGTTAATTGAATCATGAACCCATAAGACTTATACGTTGCACCAACTGTAAAATCAGTACCAGTATTATCAGCTCTGTAATGCAACCAACCATTGTAATAATAGTTGTCATAGACTTTAACTGCAATAGCTCTTAATGGCATATCTAACGCATCTACTTTTTTGTCGCCATTACGATCGTTAATCTCTGCTAATAACTCGCTAGACTTATAAGCTTTTCCCACTGGTTTACCTAATAAGTTCCAACCAGTAGTAAACACATAAGACTGAGGCATTGTAGCAGTTGCTGATGGAGTTATAGTCTTTCTAACATTACTCTTAATGTAATAACTCTGACCATAGGCTACTGGGAAGTCAAGCTGACTCATGTAAACAAACTCTCCATCCGCTTTATCCCAAATAGCAGCTTCCTCAATAGAGCCAACCCCTAGCTTAGTTTCAAGATAGCTAACAACATCACTGATGTTCTGGCCTCCTTCATTAACAATTGAAAAGAAATTCCATCCCTTAAGTACATGTCTCAAATATCCTTGATTTGGATTTGAAAATGGATACATAAGGTATTCCTCAAGATCAGTAAGACCATCATCATCAGTGTCTGTCAAATCTCCACTTGGGTTAATGTTAGCTACGTTAGGATCTAGCTCATACAATTCTTCCCACCAATTTGGTAATCCATCACCGTCTGTGTCATCTGATGTTGGCACTGTTGATAAGACAATCTCATCAAGCTTAACATTAATAACACCATTCGCAGTAGCTGATACAAAGGAATATCCAACAAATGCTAAGTCCTCTAAGTTAAATACTCCATTACCACTTGCTACTGAATTAATCTTCACAAAATTATCCAAGACAAATGTATACCATGTCCAATCAGAGGTTATTAATACTTGAGTGAAGCCAAATACATCACCATCAACATCCTGCAATTGTATGGACAACTTATCTCCAACCATGCCATTGCTGTTATTTATATACATTTTTAATGATTTATAAACTTCTGGCATTGTATTGAGTGGATTGTAAATGTAAGCTCCTACAAATCCTCCAAAGTAGTTACTTGCTATTCCATTAACCAACAACGATGTTGTTGGGTATCCAACTACTGTGCTTCTTGTAATACTTATTCCATCAGCTAACCATGGATAACCAACTCTTTCAAAATTGTCTATTAATGGAAAATGTGGTGTCCACTGATTTGGATTAGTTCTAGCAACGTATTCTTCTAAATCAGTCCAGCCATCACCGTCAGTATCACCCGTATTTTTGACTAATGGATTAAGACCATATTCATCCTCAAACCAATT
Above is a window of Candidatus Margulisiibacteriota bacterium DNA encoding:
- a CDS encoding T9SS type A sorting domain-containing protein; translation: MRLKLKVSSLFLLFFTSFILAGTPRELNIVNVSDASFTVVWYTDQAEQGYLEWGSLVPNTVAYDMRGAGTSDNIHIVKVAGLLEGNSYYFKVKSGTGTYLNDGQNFEVKTGVGSHFPGGLASLENVYQLNSITQRVNNDVLVFARVINGLGEYSSPRAIMYKNSPDSGSDYSKGYKKYFDLNAFRNELGVGFSNPKSIELVAWTAAEGFGFDGKVTINYAPATFNIYLNTANVVFYEGTPTSNPIIPTVDPIIPTINPVITINGFLLEDFEVGSSALRTNKFGGDNYAYKNSSSNMGYGLLLAGGANGTTQSYRQNYILNGVAGDIYSGYRLNLAPAKAELDITKYGAIVFFAKGEGQLAVELETTALLVNDFNHFTKAVTLSNNWQEYVISFSCFAQEDWGTKVDLMIALQRMVAVKFKAYPQVADPALKWFEIDQIYFVTGDMGTGTSANPTVFPKDRLITNFENGSQNNWGGYNYVYDDQNSPNYGNSEVTMNIINDGANMVAFVSFDVNTAFSKPFVGIGFGLDVVSTNPQDISKYSGVKFRAKGTAVINLEVNSTVYADYNRHSDQVSVVNTGTWNTYYVYFTDMTQESNWGTQVALIDVLKNALAVQLKIGNANDKGQVLIDEVEFFYNTPQKVQTLIATVFGPFANLTWDNAIGATSYLVVRNITDYPNPGSFPVIRTEGTSFVVTNGTTFREPMIDGKAYYYSVFAHNDQIDSYSGATAADKPLKLSGGLFANSTIITVDETMLYSQNGSSPISIRNGDYVNSSFTLIVTVDSSTTIDASLTPASFITLVVKAGSIIITQSFYPTFNNNQISIPVTLNAGVNNLEVSAIDWLNDTANTVVRTVVVADSSAKVGLKPGSKILCNPMPYNPNSGKDMVIAYELTAQANVEIYVYNLLGQVVWKNMYPLGFAGGSAGYNQVDFNGVDAFHDKLAVGMYFVQIVHGKSVLGTSKFLVTR